Proteins from a single region of Candidatus Eisenbacteria bacterium:
- a CDS encoding cytochrome b N-terminal domain-containing protein — MSKWDELKQQITESPVWQSIFRHGYDDTPRNRVLMVSGNVFLHLHPSKVRRHATRIRFTWCMGGITFLMFLVTTVTGVYLMFYYRPTAEYAYADMKYLEYDMPFGMLMRNMHRWAAHAMVIAVWLHMFRVFMTGSYKPPREFNWVVGVILLVLTLLLSFTGYLLPWDQLSIWAVTVGSNMGRATPILGHEGPGHELVPGLNNVYDARAFLFGGGEIGPHTLMRFYILHCIFIPLVTSLFLAVHFWRIRRDGFSGPSL, encoded by the coding sequence ATGAGCAAGTGGGACGAGCTGAAGCAGCAGATCACCGAATCGCCGGTGTGGCAGTCGATCTTCCGCCACGGCTACGACGACACGCCGCGCAATCGCGTGCTCATGGTCTCGGGGAACGTCTTCCTCCACCTGCATCCGTCCAAGGTGCGCCGGCATGCGACGCGCATCCGCTTCACCTGGTGCATGGGCGGCATCACCTTCCTCATGTTCCTCGTGACGACCGTCACGGGCGTCTACCTCATGTTCTACTACCGCCCCACGGCCGAGTACGCGTACGCCGACATGAAGTACCTCGAGTACGACATGCCGTTCGGGATGCTCATGCGGAACATGCACCGCTGGGCGGCGCACGCCATGGTGATCGCCGTCTGGCTCCACATGTTCCGCGTCTTCATGACCGGCTCGTACAAGCCGCCACGCGAGTTCAACTGGGTGGTCGGCGTGATCCTGCTCGTGTTGACGCTGCTGCTCTCGTTCACCGGCTACCTGCTGCCGTGGGACCAGCTCTCGATCTGGGCCGTGACGGTCGGATCGAACATGGGACGCGCGACGCCGATCCTCGGGCACGAGGGGCCCGGCCACGAGCTCGTCCCGGGCCTCAACAACGTCTACGACGCACGCGCCTTCCTGTTCGGCGGCGGCGAGATCGGGCCGCACACGCTGATGCGGTTCTACATCCTGCACTGCATCTTCATCCCGCTCGTGACGAGTCTCTTCCTCGCGGTCCACTTCTGGCGCATCCGCCGCGACGGCTTCTCGGGGCCGAGCCTCTGA
- a CDS encoding cytochrome C, translated as MATPEAKAPLAPAGKRVEVTLKKATGPGDDKVHTWPHLVRAEFLCAIIVTLFLVVWALLVDAPLEEPANPARTPNPSKAPWYFLGLQEMLVFFDPWHAGVVLPSLIIVGLMVIPYIDINPKGNGYYCWRERKWELLTFILGFHILWVSLIIIGTFLRGPGWNWFWFWEKWDPHKVESLTNKDLPFMLGVRDETTATIVGAVVVVLFLVGSMIAFYYMCKVVKGDDFDDFMERWGWPRFFLTGFLLVNMWATVAKMLARHLFNLKYVMVLKTPYFSINI; from the coding sequence ATGGCGACGCCCGAAGCGAAGGCCCCGCTGGCCCCCGCCGGCAAGCGGGTCGAGGTGACCCTCAAGAAGGCGACCGGCCCCGGCGACGACAAGGTGCACACCTGGCCGCACCTCGTGCGCGCCGAGTTCCTGTGCGCGATCATCGTGACGCTCTTCCTCGTCGTGTGGGCACTCCTGGTCGACGCGCCGCTCGAGGAACCCGCGAATCCCGCTCGCACGCCGAATCCGTCCAAGGCGCCGTGGTACTTCCTCGGCCTGCAGGAGATGCTCGTCTTCTTCGACCCCTGGCACGCCGGCGTCGTGCTGCCGAGCCTCATCATCGTCGGGCTGATGGTCATCCCGTACATCGACATCAATCCGAAGGGGAACGGCTACTACTGCTGGCGGGAGCGGAAGTGGGAGCTCCTGACCTTCATCCTGGGGTTCCACATCCTGTGGGTGTCGCTGATCATCATCGGCACGTTCCTGCGCGGACCCGGCTGGAACTGGTTCTGGTTCTGGGAGAAGTGGGATCCGCACAAGGTCGAGTCCCTCACGAACAAGGATCTTCCGTTCATGCTCGGCGTGCGCGACGAGACCACCGCCACGATCGTCGGCGCGGTCGTCGTCGTGCTCTTCCTCGTGGGATCGATGATCGCCTTCTACTACATGTGCAAGGTGGTGAAGGGCGACGACTTCGACGACTTCATGGAGCGGTGGGGATGGCCGCGCTTCTTTCTCACGGGGTTTCTGCTGGTGAACATGTGGGCCACGGTGGCGAAGATGCTGGCGCGCCATCTCTTCAACCTGAAGTACGTGATGGTGCTGAAGACGCCGTACTTCAGCATCAACATCTGA
- a CDS encoding c-type cytochrome gives MARRTSVTDDEKRSYGAVWLILSLLLFVGGLWAVADDNIFRRPWKKYQAGFARLEIGKVKQQIADEQAKLDADPAYQEAVKKVNEARARVTGGDVAQEIKALEAKVAQLTREDLGKDLSLRFIKSELEEWRYLHDEALHHGHAEEVERWEKKIAEGEQTKAERQRIYDESQKAIADTQDEIKAKQRELLVAEEALGKLTAKRDDLQGKLETVSLGYLPGPKDSAPYFGMDWQPKIPKIQQVVLEEFDRNNYFQPVARVDRCVSCHSAIDKPGFEDQANPWKTHPKRELYLGKHPYDKFGCTPCHNGDGPAVNSDRAAHAGWVDETGEEHAMHLREEHALFRKEKIQTNCIKCHAALDGLEGADTAARGEKLFVELGCHGCHLAEGYEELSKENGISIVGPSLRRIGAKADHGWLVRWIADPHAYRPRTRMPNFLFKEEGHEQSAMQIAAYLLSTTKDTSDKWLDDNPAVAVPTDDVHVKRGRELMDQLGCRACHALAEDEVAGQLGANKDIAPNLSKISEKTDARWIYHWIKDPRHYSSVARMPNLRLSDEEAQAVTAYLVTLGTKSPADAELEKQLTDPANIAAGEKLVRKYGCPGCHDIPGMENESRIGAELTSFGGKTHEELFFGDRTDLKEDWDTWTIHKLKEPRGYATKWIEQVMPRFDLADEDVLALKVFLASRTEQKVPAKYRSQRADEKDIVDGRRLIARYNCTGCHIIEERGGNIRRLYEDSPSMAPPNLRGEGKKVQSNWLFRFLKAPTPIRPWLKVRMPTFGLDDHETETALRYFAAVDHKTVPYTYVDRTTLDPQLVKAGETLASPDVFQCFSCHVRGSQTPEGSPDSWAPNLAMAHQRLYPEWILEWIHDPQKLLPGTKMPSFYADPDNPDGPPDVLGGDDEKQMKALQEYVLSLGLPETKPTQAAAVASGPGATQ, from the coding sequence ATGGCACGACGCACTTCGGTCACCGATGACGAGAAGCGCTCCTACGGGGCGGTGTGGTTGATCCTCTCGCTCCTCTTGTTCGTCGGAGGCCTGTGGGCCGTCGCCGACGACAACATCTTTCGCCGGCCGTGGAAGAAGTATCAGGCCGGCTTCGCGCGCCTCGAGATCGGCAAAGTGAAGCAGCAGATCGCCGACGAGCAGGCGAAGCTCGACGCCGACCCGGCCTATCAGGAGGCCGTGAAGAAGGTGAACGAAGCGCGGGCGCGCGTCACCGGCGGCGACGTCGCGCAGGAGATCAAGGCGCTCGAGGCGAAGGTCGCGCAGCTGACGCGCGAGGACCTCGGCAAGGACCTGAGCCTGCGCTTCATCAAGAGCGAGCTCGAGGAGTGGCGCTATCTCCACGACGAGGCGCTCCACCACGGCCACGCCGAGGAGGTCGAGCGCTGGGAGAAGAAGATCGCCGAGGGCGAGCAGACCAAGGCCGAGCGCCAGCGCATCTACGACGAGTCGCAGAAGGCGATCGCCGACACCCAGGACGAGATCAAGGCGAAGCAGCGCGAGCTCCTCGTCGCCGAGGAGGCGCTCGGCAAGCTCACGGCCAAGCGCGACGACCTGCAGGGCAAGCTCGAGACCGTTTCGCTCGGCTACCTGCCGGGCCCGAAGGACTCGGCGCCGTACTTCGGCATGGACTGGCAGCCGAAGATCCCGAAGATCCAGCAGGTGGTGCTGGAGGAGTTCGATCGCAACAACTACTTCCAGCCGGTGGCGCGCGTCGACCGCTGCGTGTCGTGCCACTCCGCGATCGACAAGCCCGGGTTCGAAGATCAGGCGAACCCGTGGAAGACCCACCCCAAGCGCGAGCTGTACCTGGGCAAGCATCCGTACGACAAGTTCGGCTGCACGCCGTGCCACAACGGCGACGGGCCGGCCGTGAACAGCGATCGCGCCGCGCACGCGGGCTGGGTCGACGAGACCGGCGAAGAGCACGCGATGCACCTGCGCGAGGAGCACGCGCTCTTCCGCAAGGAGAAGATCCAGACGAACTGCATCAAGTGTCACGCGGCGCTCGACGGGCTCGAGGGGGCGGATACCGCGGCTCGCGGCGAGAAGCTCTTCGTCGAGCTCGGCTGCCACGGCTGCCACCTGGCCGAGGGCTACGAGGAGCTCTCCAAGGAGAACGGCATCTCCATCGTCGGGCCGTCGCTGCGCCGCATCGGCGCCAAGGCGGACCACGGGTGGCTCGTGCGCTGGATCGCCGACCCGCACGCCTACCGGCCGCGCACGCGCATGCCGAACTTCCTCTTCAAGGAGGAGGGTCACGAGCAGAGCGCCATGCAGATCGCGGCCTACCTGCTCAGCACCACGAAGGACACGAGCGACAAGTGGCTCGACGACAACCCGGCCGTCGCCGTCCCGACCGACGATGTGCACGTGAAGCGCGGGCGCGAGCTGATGGACCAGCTCGGCTGTCGCGCCTGTCACGCGCTCGCCGAGGACGAGGTGGCCGGGCAGCTCGGCGCCAACAAGGACATCGCGCCGAACCTCTCGAAGATCTCGGAGAAGACCGACGCGCGCTGGATATACCACTGGATCAAGGACCCACGGCACTACTCCAGCGTCGCCCGCATGCCGAACCTGCGGCTCAGCGACGAGGAGGCGCAGGCGGTGACGGCGTACCTGGTGACGCTCGGGACGAAGAGCCCGGCCGATGCGGAGCTCGAGAAGCAGCTGACCGATCCCGCGAACATCGCGGCCGGCGAGAAGCTCGTCCGCAAGTACGGGTGCCCGGGATGCCACGACATCCCCGGCATGGAGAACGAATCGCGCATCGGCGCCGAGCTCACGTCGTTCGGCGGCAAGACGCACGAGGAGCTCTTCTTCGGGGATCGCACCGACCTGAAGGAGGACTGGGACACCTGGACGATCCACAAGCTGAAGGAGCCGCGTGGCTACGCGACCAAGTGGATCGAGCAGGTGATGCCGCGCTTCGACCTCGCCGACGAGGACGTGCTGGCGCTGAAGGTGTTCCTCGCGAGCCGCACCGAGCAGAAGGTGCCGGCGAAGTATCGCTCGCAGCGCGCCGACGAGAAGGACATCGTCGACGGCCGGCGTCTCATCGCGCGCTACAACTGCACCGGTTGCCACATCATCGAGGAGCGGGGCGGCAACATCCGCCGGCTCTACGAGGACTCGCCCAGCATGGCGCCGCCGAACCTGCGAGGCGAGGGGAAGAAGGTGCAGTCGAATTGGCTCTTCCGGTTCCTGAAGGCACCGACGCCGATTCGGCCGTGGCTGAAGGTGCGCATGCCCACGTTCGGCCTCGACGACCACGAGACCGAGACGGCGCTGCGCTACTTCGCGGCCGTCGACCACAAGACCGTGCCGTACACGTACGTCGATCGCACGACGCTCGATCCGCAGCTCGTGAAGGCGGGCGAGACGCTCGCCTCGCCCGACGTCTTCCAGTGTTTCAGCTGCCACGTGCGCGGCTCGCAGACCCCCGAGGGGTCACCCGACAGCTGGGCACCGAACCTCGCCATGGCCCACCAGCGGCTCTATCCGGAGTGGATCCTCGAATGGATCCACGATCCGCAGAAGCTGCTGCCCGGCACGAAGATGCCGAGCTTCTACGCCGACCCGGACAATCCGGACGGGCCGCCCGACGTGCTGGGCGGCGACGACGAGAAGCAGATGAAGGCGCTCCAGGAATACGTGCTCTCGCTCGGGCTCCCCGAGACCAAGCCGACCCAGGCCGCGGCCGTGGCGAGCGGACCCGGAGCCACGCAGTAG
- a CDS encoding carboxypeptidase regulatory-like domain-containing protein: MRRTILNTGMVLALALAGTAGAYEGGAVTGGGSVSGTVKFAGTAPAPEKFEVTKDNDACGKEKTKPDLLVGANGGLANAVVVVKATKGKPLTVPTDPVVFDQKGCEYNPHVLAFPAGSTVRVLNPDGVLHNVHVQGKVNPEANRAMPKFQKQADWKVEKPEWPIAVKCDAHPWMHAYWLSMDQPYYAVTDKDGNFTITELPPGEYEVEVWHEVLGKTTQKVTVTGGQDSKVAWEMKKG, from the coding sequence ATGCGACGGACGATTCTCAACACGGGAATGGTGCTCGCCCTCGCCCTCGCGGGCACGGCGGGAGCCTACGAAGGCGGCGCCGTGACCGGCGGCGGCTCGGTGTCGGGCACCGTGAAGTTCGCGGGCACCGCGCCCGCGCCCGAGAAGTTCGAGGTGACCAAGGACAACGACGCGTGCGGCAAGGAGAAGACCAAGCCCGACCTCCTGGTCGGCGCGAACGGCGGCCTCGCCAACGCGGTCGTGGTCGTGAAGGCGACCAAGGGGAAGCCGCTGACCGTGCCGACCGATCCGGTCGTGTTCGACCAGAAGGGCTGCGAGTACAACCCGCACGTGCTCGCCTTTCCCGCCGGCAGCACGGTGCGCGTGCTGAACCCGGACGGCGTGCTGCACAACGTGCACGTACAGGGCAAGGTGAACCCCGAAGCAAACCGCGCCATGCCGAAGTTCCAGAAGCAGGCGGACTGGAAGGTCGAGAAGCCCGAGTGGCCGATCGCCGTCAAGTGCGACGCGCATCCGTGGATGCACGCGTACTGGCTCTCGATGGACCAGCCCTACTACGCCGTCACCGACAAGGACGGCAATTTCACGATCACCGAGCTCCCGCCGGGCGAGTACGAGGTCGAGGTGTGGCACGAAGTGCTCGGGAAGACGACCCAGAAGGTCACCGTCACGGGCGGCCAGGACTCGAAGGTCGCCTGGGAGATGAAGAAGGGCTGA
- the corA gene encoding magnesium/cobalt transporter CorA encodes MASADGMIVNCAAYANGRRVADLDLEAISDYVAMDGHFVWIGLHEPSEDILKKIQAELGLHDLAVEDAHCAHQRPKLEEYGASLFIAIRTASWNATEHLVDLGETHIFVASRSVVTVRHGASLSYAQVRARCESTPHLLVHGPAFVLYAILDFVVDNYFPVVDALEEELEGLEEAIFDGRAQRDTTERIYDLKRGLISLKRAVSPLMDVCNRLVRYDQGLIADECRPYFRDVYDHVVRINDHVDSLRELLSSALDANLSLTSIRQNEVMKTLAGWAAIFGVMTLLAGIWGMNFEYMPELHSRWGYPIGLAAMAAIAVTMYWRLKRAGWL; translated from the coding sequence ATGGCATCCGCCGACGGCATGATCGTCAACTGCGCGGCCTATGCGAACGGCCGCCGCGTCGCCGACCTCGACCTCGAGGCCATCAGCGACTACGTGGCCATGGACGGCCACTTCGTGTGGATCGGATTGCACGAGCCGTCGGAGGACATCCTGAAGAAGATCCAGGCCGAGCTCGGTCTCCACGACCTCGCGGTCGAGGACGCGCACTGCGCCCACCAGCGGCCGAAGCTCGAGGAGTACGGCGCGAGCCTCTTCATCGCGATCCGGACGGCGTCGTGGAACGCGACCGAGCACTTGGTCGACCTCGGCGAGACGCACATCTTCGTGGCGAGCCGCTCCGTGGTGACCGTGCGCCACGGAGCGTCGCTCTCGTACGCGCAGGTGCGCGCGCGCTGCGAGAGCACGCCGCACCTCCTCGTCCACGGCCCGGCCTTCGTCCTCTATGCCATCCTCGACTTCGTGGTCGACAACTACTTCCCGGTGGTCGACGCGCTCGAGGAGGAGCTCGAGGGCCTCGAGGAGGCCATCTTCGACGGCCGCGCACAGCGCGACACGACCGAGCGCATCTACGATCTGAAACGCGGCCTCATCAGCCTCAAGCGCGCCGTTTCGCCGCTGATGGACGTGTGCAACCGCCTGGTCCGCTACGACCAGGGTCTCATCGCCGACGAGTGCCGTCCGTACTTTCGCGACGTCTACGACCACGTCGTCCGCATCAACGATCACGTGGACAGCCTGCGCGAGCTCCTCTCTTCGGCGCTCGATGCGAACCTGTCGCTCACCTCCATCCGGCAGAACGAGGTCATGAAGACCCTCGCCGGGTGGGCGGCCATCTTCGGGGTCATGACGCTGCTCGCCGGCATCTGGGGCATGAACTTCGAGTACATGCCGGAGCTGCACTCGCGGTGGGGGTATCCCATCGGGCTCGCGGCGATGGCGGCCATCGCCGTCACGATGTACTGGCGCCTCAAGCGAGCCGGCTGGCTATAG
- a CDS encoding SDR family NAD(P)-dependent oxidoreductase, giving the protein MRLEDRVAIITGAGSGLGRAGALAFAREGARVVVSDVDPAGGEETVRLIRAQGREARFVRADAASRADAKALVDTTVATMGGLDILYNNAGIAPVGRDGFTPYIAEDDWDHVIRVNLTSVFLCCKHAIPVMAHRPGAAIINTASSMAIQPLGMVDAYAASKAGVAGLTKSLAPGCGQLGIRVNAICPGYVDTPMNALIFGNDTFRDAFAHDHAMGLQPPEEIAAFAVFLASDEASSLTGAVISCDRGWTAFKRPSAVAGR; this is encoded by the coding sequence ATGCGCCTCGAAGACCGCGTCGCGATCATCACCGGGGCCGGCTCGGGCCTCGGCCGCGCCGGGGCGCTCGCCTTCGCCCGCGAGGGCGCACGCGTCGTCGTCTCCGACGTCGATCCCGCCGGAGGCGAGGAGACGGTCCGCCTGATCCGCGCCCAGGGGCGGGAGGCCAGGTTCGTGCGCGCCGATGCCGCGAGCCGCGCCGACGCGAAGGCGCTCGTCGACACGACCGTCGCCACCATGGGCGGGCTCGACATCCTCTACAACAACGCGGGGATCGCCCCGGTGGGGCGCGACGGCTTCACTCCCTACATCGCCGAGGACGACTGGGATCACGTCATCCGCGTGAACCTCACGAGCGTCTTCCTATGCTGCAAGCACGCCATTCCCGTGATGGCGCACCGCCCGGGAGCGGCCATCATCAACACGGCCTCGTCCATGGCGATCCAGCCGCTCGGCATGGTGGACGCATACGCGGCATCGAAAGCAGGCGTCGCCGGGCTGACGAAGTCGCTCGCACCCGGCTGCGGCCAGCTCGGCATCCGCGTGAACGCCATCTGCCCCGGCTACGTCGACACGCCGATGAACGCGCTCATCTTCGGCAACGACACCTTCCGCGACGCGTTCGCGCACGACCACGCCATGGGGCTGCAGCCGCCGGAGGAGATCGCCGCCTTCGCCGTCTTCCTCGCCTCCGACGAGGCGTCGAGCCTCACCGGCGCGGTGATCTCC